One window of the Zea mays cultivar B73 chromosome 3, Zm-B73-REFERENCE-NAM-5.0, whole genome shotgun sequence genome contains the following:
- the LOC100285060 gene encoding 60S ribosomal protein L29-like, which translates to MAKSKNHTAHNQSFKAHKNGIKKPKRHRQTSTKGMDPKFLRNLRYSRKGNKKSGEAEAEE; encoded by the exons ATGGCCAAGTCGAAGAACCACACGGCGCACAACCAGTCGTTCAAGGCGCACAAGAACGGCATTAAGAAACCCAAGCGCCACCGCCAGACCTCCACCAAGGGG ATGGACCCCAAGTTCCTGAGGAACCTGAGGTATTCTAGGAAGGGCAACAAAAAGAGTGGTGAGGCTGAAGCTGAGGAGTAG